One window of the Esox lucius isolate fEsoLuc1 chromosome 8, fEsoLuc1.pri, whole genome shotgun sequence genome contains the following:
- the si:dkey-51e6.1 gene encoding uncharacterized protein LOC558617 homolog (The RefSeq protein has 4 substitutions compared to this genomic sequence) yields MADALNRVPDAEIDPEGTFKYILLRIKVKDGTEHKGIVRGTKSAGQYHNHIFEKATPPIIALGLECSCLGGGKIEHNSKDKKLRVFGESTGYGKADHSVSVDKLKSVFKDYEITWSNDKE; encoded by the exons ATGGCAGACGCTTTGAATAAAGTCCCCGACGCTGAAATCGATCCAgagggaacatttaaatatattttacttagGATAAAAGTAAAAGATGGAACTGAACACAAAGATATTGTGAGAGGCACAAAAAGTGCCGGGCAGTATCACA ATCATATATTTGAGAAGGTCACCCCACCTATAATAGCATTGGGATTGGAGTGCAGCTGCCTTGGAGGAGGGAAGATTGAGCACAACAGCAAAGACAAAAAACTGCGGGTGTTTGGGGAATCAACT GGCTATGGTAAAGCAGATCATTCAGTGTCTGTTGAGAAATTAAAGAGTGTCTTCAAAGATTATGAGATAACCTGGTCCAATGATAAAGAAtaa